In Leishmania donovani BPK282A1 complete genome, chromosome 35, the following are encoded in one genomic region:
- a CDS encoding serine palmitoyltransferase, putative yields MSEAALKREIALQEASDAVDNKSQVLSKSPADTREGTHEVLTATEPFEHPISLRTKVSAYVTLALLFFFARVRESYRQFFPNDESHVRPGYAPIVKDFDHYWNRRFYRRVRDCFMRPIDSRPSRVIGLMERVSKDNNQTFEYSGRIVPAVNMGSYNYLGFAEDTQSITHEVLDSIDDYGLASCSAPQELGQSALVSCLEREFAEFLGKEDAIVCGMGFATNFRGLPTLFGKETLVLSDSLNHSSLVNGVRSSGAKVKVFQHDHFGQVEKCLREGVVLGQDPCGEYKPYKRIVIIIEGIYSMEGEIVNLKKFVELKKKYKALLFVDEAHSIGAIGRTGRGVCEHTGVDPEDVDVLMGTFTKSFGSIGGYIAADKPLVRYLRQHSSIALHCDPLAPPCAQQVLSVLHVLLGKDGTDLGEKRIRQLKDNSTFFRRGLMDLGLVVLGDDSSPVVPVMCYSIGRLSALSRLCLERGVAIVVVGYPATPLLQGRVRFCVSACHTREDLQRTLDVIRELKGYVCMEDSTNPLR; encoded by the coding sequence ATGAGCGAGGCTGCGCTGAAGCGCGAGATTGCCTTGCAAGAGGCGTCTGATGCGGTGGACAACAAGTCGCAGGTGCTCTCCAAGTCCCCGGCCGACACGAGGGAGGGAACGCACGAGGTGCTCACCGCCACGGAGCCGTTCGAACATCCTATCTCTCTGCGCACTAAGGTGTCGGCCTACGTCACTCTCGcactgctcttcttcttcgcgcgcgtgcgtgagagcTATCGCCAGTTCTTTCCGAACGATGAGAGCCACGTGCGCCCCGGCTACGCCCCCATTGTGAAGGACTTCGACCACTACTGGAACCGCCGCTTTTACCGCCGCGTCCGCGACTGCTTCATGCGCCCCATCGACTCTCGCCCTTCGCGTGTGATTGGACTGATGGAGCGCGTGTCGAAGGACAACAACCAAACGTTCGAGTACAGCGGCCGCATCGTGCCCGCGGTGAACATGGGCTCGTACAACTACCTCGGCTTCGCCGAGGACACGCAGAGCATCACGCACGAGGTACTAGATTCGATCGACGACTACGGCCTCGCCTCATGCAGCGCGCCGCAGGAGTTGGGCCAGAGCGCCCTCGTGTCTTGCCTCGAGCGCGAGTTCGCCGAGTTCCTCGGAAAGGAGGATGCCATTGTGTGCGGCATGGGCTTCGCCACGAACTTCCGCGGCCTCCCCACCCTCTTCGGCAAGGAGACGCTGGTGCTCTCTGACAGCCTCAACCACTCCTCGCTCGTCAACGGCGTGCGCTCGTCTGGCGCAAAGGTAAAGGTCTTCCAGCACGACCACTTTGGTCAGGTGGAGAAGTGCCTGCGCGAGGGCGTAGTGCTCGGCCAGGACCCATGCGGCGAGTACAAGCCGTACAAGCGCATCGTCATCATCATTGAGGGCATCTACAGCATGGAGGGCGAGATCGTCAATCTCAAGAAGTTTGTGGAGCTGAAGAAGAAGTACAAGGCTCTGCTCTTCGTGGACGAGGCTCACTCCATTGGCGCTATTGGCCGCACTGGTCGCGGTGTGTGCGAGCACACCGGCGTCGACCCCGAGGACGTTGACGTGCTCATGGGTACCTTCACTAAGAGCTTCGGCTCCATCGGCGGCTACATCGCAGCCGACAAGCCGCTCGTTCGCTACCTCCGCCAGCATAGCTCCATCGCCCTGCACTGCGACCCTCTGGCACCGCCTtgcgcgcagcaggtgctgtcggtgctgcacgtGCTGCTCGGCAAGGACGGTACGGACCTCGGCGAGAAGCGCATCCGTCAGCTCAAAGATAACTCGACGTTTTTTCGTCGCGGACTGATGGACCTGGGCCTCGTGGTGCTCGGCGATGACAGCAGCCCGGTGGTGCCGGTGATGTGCTACAGTATTGGCAGGCTTAgcgccctctcccgcctGTGCCTCGAGCGCGGTGTCGctatcgtcgtcgtcggctacccggcgacgccgctccTGCAGGGCCGCGTGCGCTTTTGCGTCTCGGCCTGCCACACGCGCGAGGACCTGCAGCGCACCCTTGATGTGATAAGGGAACTCAAGGGCTACGTCTGCATGGAAGACAGCACGAACCCGCTGCGGTAA
- a CDS encoding short chain dehydrogenase, putative, translating into MLALFVAVAAVLGTSLVLVALWTVQRVPRWEWESSTVLITGGSVGIGLATAKSLARKKVPFLVLAARRESVLREAVQQVEKVIDECRSCTRVSYVVMDVADEASVATGLARAKAQCDGRPINLLICNAGFAHPARFVDSAMRHARQMMEVNYFGSLAVLWKVLPGMLEINQGRVVLTSSMAARAPIAGYALYSATKAGLRAFAHSLDMENSCLGVRVQVVSPPDVATPGYAHENEVKSPECAAISSFGGAKPFTAEAMAQAIVDGIADYSFDITLGSDGRLLSYGSAGMEPATSVAALLAQSLLGGVLRLGLAVFSKIHYSIVKKVRLSEASSAPSPR; encoded by the coding sequence ATGCTGGCCTTGTTTGTTGCTGTGGCCGCGGTCCTCGGCACATCGCTTGTGCTGGTTGCGTTGTGGACAGTGCAGCGCGTTCCGAGGTGGGAGTGGGAGTCCTCAACAGTACTCATcactggcggcagcgtcggcatTGGCCTCGCCACTGCCAAAAGCCTTGCACGCAAAAAAGTGCCATTCCTTGTCCTCGCAGCGCGCCGCGAGTCTGTGCTGCGAGAGGCAGTGCAGCAGGTTGAGAAAGTCATCGACGAatgccgcagctgcacgcgtgtgtcATATGTAGTAATGGATGTTGCGGACGAAGCCTCCGTCGCCACCGGCCTTGCCCGTGCCAAAGCACAGTGCGACGGGCGCCCCATCAACCTTCTCATCTGCAACGCCGGTTTTGCCCATCCAGCTCGTTTTGTGGACAGCGCGATGAGGCACGCTCGGCAGATGATGGAGGTGAACTACTTTGGATCTCTGGCAGTGCTGTGGAAGGTGCTGCCGGGGATGCTGGAGATTAATCAGGGCCGCGTTGTGCTGACGAGCAGCATGGCGGCCCGGGCACCGATTGCAGGATACGCCTTGTACAGTGCCACCAAGGCTGGGCTGCGTGCCTTTGCCCACAGTCTGGACATGGAGAACAGTTGCctcggcgtgcgtgtgcaggttGTAAGCCCGCCGGACGTGGCGACACCTGGGTACGCGCACGAAAACGAGGTCAAGAGCCCCGAGTGCGCCGCCATCTCGTCGTTCGGGGGTGCAAAGCCGTTCACGGCGGAGGCAATGGCACAGGCTATTGTCGATGGCATCGCGGACTACTCGTTCGACATCACGCTTGGGTCGGATGGCAGGCTGCTCAGCTACGGCTCTGCCGGCATGGAACCGGCGACTagcgtggcagcgctgtTAGCGCAGTCTTTGctcggcggcgtgctgcgtcTAGGGCTGGCGGTGTTCTCTAAGATACACTACAGCATTGTGAAGAAGGTGCGCCTGTCGGAGGCGTCGTCAGCCCCGTCGCCGCGCTGA